One window of the Enterobacter huaxiensis genome contains the following:
- the secE gene encoding preprotein translocase subunit SecE, whose translation MSANTEAQGSGRGLEAMKWVAVAVLLIVAIVGNYLYRDMMLPLRALAVVILIAAAGGVALLTTKGKATVAFAREARTEVRKVIWPTRQETLHTTLIVAAVTAVMSLILWGLDGILVRLVSFITGLRF comes from the coding sequence ATGAGTGCGAATACCGAAGCTCAAGGGAGCGGGCGCGGCCTGGAAGCGATGAAGTGGGTCGCTGTTGCCGTGCTGCTGATTGTGGCAATCGTTGGCAACTATCTTTATCGTGACATGATGCTACCGCTACGCGCGCTGGCAGTGGTGATTCTGATTGCTGCAGCGGGCGGTGTCGCGCTGTTGACGACTAAAGGTAAAGCAACCGTTGCTTTCGCGCGCGAAGCACGTACCGAAGTCCGTAAGGTGATTTGGCCAACTCGCCAGGAAACATTGCACACCACTCTGATTGTGGCTGCAGTGACTGCGGTAATGTCACTGATCCTGTGGGGACTGGATGGTATTCTGGTTCGCCTGGTTTCCTTTATCACTGGCCTGAGGTTCTAA
- the tuf gene encoding elongation factor Tu, with translation MSKEKFERTKPHVNVGTIGHVDHGKTTLTAAITTVLAKTYGGSARAFDQIDNAPEEKARGITINTSHVEYDTPTRHYAHVDCPGHADYVKNMITGAAQMDGAILVVAATDGPMPQTREHILLGRQVGVPYIIVFLNKCDMVDDEELLELVEMEVRELLSQYDFPGDDTPIIRGSALKALEGEAEWEAKIVELAGFLDSYIPEPERAIDKPFLLPIEDVFSISGRGTVVTGRVERGIVKVGEEVEIVGIKETVKSTCTGVEMFRKLLDEGRAGENVGVLLRGIKREEIERGQVLAKPGSIKPHTKFESEVYILSKDEGGRHTPFFKGYRPQFYFRTTDVTGTIELPEGVEMVMPGDNIKMVVTLIHPIAMDDGLRFAIREGGRTVGAGVVAKVLG, from the coding sequence ATGTCTAAAGAAAAGTTTGAACGTACAAAACCGCACGTTAACGTCGGTACTATCGGCCACGTTGACCATGGTAAAACAACGCTGACCGCTGCAATCACTACCGTACTGGCTAAAACCTACGGTGGTTCTGCTCGTGCATTCGACCAGATCGATAACGCACCAGAAGAAAAAGCTCGTGGTATCACCATCAACACTTCTCACGTTGAATATGACACCCCGACTCGCCACTACGCACACGTAGACTGCCCAGGCCACGCCGACTATGTTAAAAACATGATCACCGGTGCTGCGCAGATGGACGGCGCGATCCTGGTTGTTGCTGCGACTGACGGCCCTATGCCTCAGACTCGTGAGCACATCCTGCTGGGTCGTCAGGTAGGCGTTCCTTACATCATCGTGTTCCTGAACAAATGCGACATGGTTGATGACGAAGAGCTGCTGGAACTGGTAGAGATGGAAGTTCGTGAACTGCTGTCTCAGTACGATTTCCCAGGCGATGACACTCCAATCATCCGTGGTTCTGCTCTGAAAGCGCTGGAAGGCGAAGCAGAGTGGGAAGCGAAGATTGTTGAGCTGGCTGGCTTCCTGGATTCTTACATCCCAGAACCAGAGCGTGCGATTGACAAGCCATTCCTGCTGCCAATCGAAGACGTATTCTCCATCTCCGGTCGTGGTACCGTTGTTACCGGTCGTGTAGAGCGCGGTATCGTTAAAGTTGGCGAAGAAGTTGAAATCGTTGGTATCAAAGAGACTGTTAAGTCTACCTGTACTGGCGTTGAAATGTTCCGCAAACTGCTGGACGAAGGCCGTGCTGGTGAGAACGTTGGTGTTCTGCTGCGTGGTATCAAACGTGAAGAAATCGAACGTGGTCAGGTTCTGGCGAAGCCAGGCTCAATCAAGCCACACACCAAGTTCGAATCTGAAGTTTATATCCTGTCCAAAGATGAAGGCGGCCGTCATACTCCGTTCTTCAAAGGCTACCGTCCACAGTTCTACTTCCGTACGACTGACGTGACCGGTACCATCGAACTGCCAGAAGGCGTTGAGATGGTAATGCCAGGCGACAACATCAAAATGGTTGTTACCCTGATCCACCCAATCGCGATGGATGACGGTCTGCGTTTCGCAATCCGTGAAGGCGGCCGTACCGTTGGCGCGGGCGTTGTTGCTAAAGTTCTCGGCTAA
- the nusG gene encoding transcription termination/antitermination protein NusG — MSEAPKKRWYVVQAFSGFEGRVATSLREHIKLHNMEELFGEVMVPTEEVVEIRGGQRRKSERKFFPGYVLVQMVMNDASWHLVRSVPRVMGFIGGTSDRPAPISDKEVDAIMNRLQQVGDKPRPKTLFEPGEMVRVSDGPFADFNGVVEEVDYEKSRLKVSVSIFGRATPVELDFAQVEKA, encoded by the coding sequence ATGTCTGAAGCCCCTAAAAAGCGTTGGTACGTCGTTCAGGCGTTTTCCGGTTTTGAAGGCCGTGTAGCAACGTCGCTGCGCGAGCATATCAAATTACACAACATGGAAGAATTATTTGGCGAAGTGATGGTTCCGACCGAAGAAGTGGTCGAGATCCGTGGCGGCCAACGTCGCAAAAGCGAGCGTAAATTCTTCCCGGGTTACGTACTGGTTCAGATGGTGATGAACGACGCGAGCTGGCACCTGGTGCGTAGCGTACCGCGTGTGATGGGCTTTATCGGCGGCACGTCTGACCGTCCGGCGCCAATCAGCGATAAAGAAGTTGATGCGATTATGAACCGCCTGCAGCAGGTAGGTGATAAGCCGCGTCCGAAAACGCTGTTTGAACCGGGTGAAATGGTTCGTGTTAGCGACGGTCCGTTTGCTGACTTTAACGGTGTGGTTGAAGAAGTGGACTACGAGAAGTCCCGCCTGAAAGTTTCTGTTTCTATCTTCGGTCGTGCGACCCCGGTAGAACTGGACTTTGCACAGGTCGAAAAAGCCTAA